The sequence CTGAGCGTTGTCGTCTGCCTTGTGGCCCACGAGAATCCACACCAGGGGTGTCGCAATCGCGGTATCCAGCGGCGCGCGTCCGTTACGGCAAATGAAACTTGGTTGGCGCATCTACATCACAAGGGCGTCCGAGCGCAAGCCGCAAGCGTTACCGGCGTATTGGCGGCCGCTCCAGCTTCCGGCGCAGGTATCGTCGGTGCTTGCGCTGCGCGTTATCGACCGTCGTAAACATGTCAATCTCCGGAGAAAGGGATGCGCAACACCCGTCTGCAGCGCCTATCCGCAGTCCTTGCGGTAGACCCGGTAAGTCTTGTGTGGAACCGCGCCGAGCCGTTCGGCGAGGCGCCGCATCGGGCGATTGTCCTCAAGCACCCACGACAGCTCGGCAAAGCGGGTGCCGTGGGCATGATGCCAGACGCGGATGCGCTCGATCACGCCCAGCATCAACATTGCTCCGAGAGGAGTCGCTTGATGCTTGCGGACTACTCCCATCAGCGCCACCCGCGCGCTCTCCAGCCCGGTGATCTTCAAGCGCCAGATCAGCTTCAGCCAGTTCAGCGGCAACAGCCTGCCGCCGAAATCGACGATGGCTTCATTGATGTTCGGCAGGCAGACCGCCATGGCGACGGTTTCGCCGTTCACTTCACCGAAGGCGACATCGCCCGAACGGAGCAGTGGGCGAATGTTGCGGGCGAGATAGCGCAGGTCGTCCTTTGACATGGCAACAAACCCCCAGTTGCCGGCCCAGGCGTCATTGAAGATGCGGACGACCTCGGCGATCTCCTCATCGAACCGGCGCCGGTCCATCGAGCGGAAGATCACACCGTTTCGCGCGCTCATCTTGCTCAGGGCGGCCGCTATCGACGTGGCCGGAGATTCGGTCACGTCGTAGGCATAGGCGATGAGGTCCTTTGACTTGGCGTATCCCTGTTCTTCGATGCGGCGGGCGTAGCAGCGGCGCGCATGCCCCATCATGATGAACGGAGGCGTTGCAAAGCCGTCGATGAGCAGCCCGGATTCGTCGTTGATCGACAGGCTGAAGGGACCCAGGATGCAGCGGGCGCCGCGCTGGCGCAACCAAGCCTCAGCGGTCCCGAAGAGCGCCCCAAAGGTCTCGGCCGAATCCTCCGCCTCCAGAAAGCCAAAATGACCCTCACGGCTGCCGTGGTCAGCCTCCGCCGCGGTACGTTCGAACTGCGCGCTGATCCGCCCGACCGGCAAGCCGTCACGCTCGGCAATCCAGAGGCGCACATCGGCGTGGGAGAAGAAGGGATTGCGCCTCGGATCGAGGTGATGCAGGCGCTCGAACAGCAGCGGCGGCACCCAGGCAGGATCGTCGCGGTAGAGGCGCGCCGGCAGCTGCAGGAATTGGACCAGATCGTTACGGGTACTGACCTCGCGGACGATCAACGCCGACACTGGCTTTGTCCCCGTCACCGAGCGGAACCTCGATCATCGCGCCGGCGGTGCATCAGGCGGCAAGCGGCGCAGCACGCTCCAGCACGACGAGAGCGTCGTGCCGGACATGACCACGCCGCATCTCCTCGCGCAGCAGCGCCTCAGAGACGATGCCCTTATCGATGCACTCGCGCAGCAGGCCAAAGAACAGCCGCTCCTGATTGCGATCGGGATGCCGCCAGTATCGTCCGATCAGCTTGTTCGGCCCGATAATCTGTTTGCCGATGCGGACGGCCAAGCCGTAAAGCGGAGCGGACCGAAAACCGTCCTCCGCCGTAAATTCGATGGGCAGGCCGGTCTTCCAGGGCTGCGTCAGCCGTCGCGTGTTGTGCAGCATCCGGGTCGCCGGCGTCAGCCGATCGAAGTCGTTCCATTCCTTTTCCAGCGGTCCGATGCAGTCTGCCGGCTCGAGCTTCAGCGAAATCCAGTCCATATAGTCCCGTGTCAACGCAAACATCTCGTCGAACTGCTGCCGGCAGTTCCAGTGGGTGAGCTGGGCACAGTCGAGCAGCATGACGCTGGTCGCATACTCGCCCTGCCGCCCCTTCAGCCCGCCCCGGCGCCGGCACAGTACAGCCTTGCCCTGCATATCCCGCGACAGCAGGTCGGAGACGTCGGCGACGGCGAAAACGTCGGGGTCAATCACCAATGCCCGTCCGGCATAGCCCATCGTCTCCGGCGGCAGGAAGCGCAGCGGGGTAAACGACTGCAAATCGTCATTCCGCCAGATGCGGATGTAACCGTCGCGCTTGAACGACTGACCTTCTCGTGCGGCCAGGAACGGATAATCGGCAGTGTCCAGGATGCGTACGTCGAACGACTCCGGCCGTCGCGCATTGCGTTGCAAAGCGTACTGCGCGACCAGGGCGCCAAGCCTCTGGCGCGCATTGGTATGGATGAAGACACAGGGTTTCATGGCAGCGCCCAGGCAGACAAGATCATTGGGCCTCGGCGACAACGCCCGTCCGCGGCCTCCTTTCGTAGCCGAAGCCGGGGAGCAGCCGGCTGTCAACCAGGCCATCGATCGCCTGCAGTTGTCCCGGGGTGAAATCGTTGCGGTAGCCCCCGACCTGCGCCCGGCGCACCTTGTAGGTATCGAGATTGCCACGATCCTTAGCCATCATCCGCCTTCCGCTCAGCCAGAACACGCGCCTCTGCTCCAGCGCGCGCATGTTCTCTACCGAGCCGAACGCGACGGCCTCACGGATTTCCTCGCAGCTGCCGGGCGTGCCGATGAACTCCAGAAGGCGTTCCAGCACCCCCGCCGGATCTGCACGCATGTCCTCGTAGCGGACTACATGCAGGTCTTTGATTCGCCCGATCTCACCACTCCAGCCGTTCATGAAGTCGATGATTCTCGGTAAACCCGAGCGCGGTCGCATGACAAAGTCGTAAACAGAAATATCCTCGCCGTGCAAAGGATAATTGTTCATCTTCTTCTTGCGACTTGGCATGCGGAACTTCCATTGGTGGTACTGCGAAACCGCGACATCCGCTGGGTCGCGGACCATGAGTATAACCTTCTTATCTCGATAAAGCGCCCTTGGCTCGGCATGCCCGACGTAATCGCCAAGATAATTGTCGTGCGTGAAAAAAATCTTCGGGATTGCCGGATTCTTGTTGTGCAGATTATCAAAAGAGAGGAGGTGGCGCTGTGGCAGCCCGTAGCGGAGTTGGTAGAATCGCGAAAGCATGACCCGCAACCAAGTGCGTCCGCTTTTGCCGAATGAGACGACGACGCAATCGGCACGGGCGAGCTTCTGGAAGTCTTCACGTCCACGCAGCCGTCGCTCGATCGAAACCTTGC is a genomic window of Rhodospirillales bacterium containing:
- a CDS encoding dATP pyrophosphohydrolase, with the translated sequence MTGTKPVSALIVREVSTRNDLVQFLQLPARLYRDDPAWVPPLLFERLHHLDPRRNPFFSHADVRLWIAERDGLPVGRISAQFERTAAEADHGSREGHFGFLEAEDSAETFGALFGTAEAWLRQRGARCILGPFSLSINDESGLLIDGFATPPFIMMGHARRCYARRIEEQGYAKSKDLIAYAYDVTESPATSIAAALSKMSARNGVIFRSMDRRRFDEEIAEVVRIFNDAWAGNWGFVAMSKDDLRYLARNIRPLLRSGDVAFGEVNGETVAMAVCLPNINEAIVDFGGRLLPLNWLKLIWRLKITGLESARVALMGVVRKHQATPLGAMLMLGVIERIRVWHHAHGTRFAELSWVLEDNRPMRRLAERLGAVPHKTYRVYRKDCG
- a CDS encoding sulfotransferase domain-containing protein, which gives rise to MHLLSFLPEKRKVSIERRLRGREDFQKLARADCVVVSFGKSGRTWLRVMLSRFYQLRYGLPQRHLLSFDNLHNKNPAIPKIFFTHDNYLGDYVGHAEPRALYRDKKVILMVRDPADVAVSQYHQWKFRMPSRKKKMNNYPLHGEDISVYDFVMRPRSGLPRIIDFMNGWSGEIGRIKDLHVVRYEDMRADPAGVLERLLEFIGTPGSCEEIREAVAFGSVENMRALEQRRVFWLSGRRMMAKDRGNLDTYKVRRAQVGGYRNDFTPGQLQAIDGLVDSRLLPGFGYERRPRTGVVAEAQ